In Capricornis sumatraensis isolate serow.1 chromosome 2, serow.2, whole genome shotgun sequence, the DNA window TTTGTCCAGGTTGGTGAGCATGGTGGAAAGGCCACCCTCCTGAGGGGTGCTCTCCGTCCACCACCTGCTCATTTCGTTTAGGGCCACCTGTTCCACCCAGCCCCGACCCTGGGGCCACAGCCTTGCTCGCAGGTCCCTGAAGGTGTCTGCCAGGGCCCGCCGAGGCTCCCGCCTGAGAAGGCAGTACAGCATGGGGTTGAGGCAGCTGTTGGTGTGCGCCAGGCAGGTGGTGACGGGAAAGACATAGGTGTGGATGGTGTAGAAAGTGCTGTCCCAGGGCACCAGGTCAAACTTCACCAGGACACCCCAGAGCATGACCACATGGTTGGGGAACCAGCAGAGGAAGAAGGAGGCCAGAAGGATGCGGATGGAGTGGGCCACGCCCCTGCTGTCCCGCCATCGCCGGCGCCGCCGCCGCAGGAAggccagcagcagcaggtagctgGTGGTGATGATGCCCAGTGGCACCGTAAAGGCCAGGACCACCCTCTGCAGCTGGTAGGCCCCCAGCCAGTACCTGCTGGGGAAGCGCAGCAGGCACAGGCACACGCCACTCACCTCGCCCTCGGCCCCAAAGACAGCTGTGGGCACCGTCACCAGAGCAGCTGCCACCCACATGGCCAGGGTGGCCACGCAGGCCCAGAAGAGCGAGAGGTGGGTGCCTGGCCCTGCAGCCACGGCCACCACCCAGTACCGGGCGACGCTCAACGCTGTGATGAGGAAGATGCTGGCGTAGATGTTGAGGACGGTGGCCGTTAGGACTATCTTGCAGAGGGCACCTCCAAAGGGCCAGTGGAAGTCCAGTGCCGACTCGGCTGCCCAGAAGGGGAGGGTGAGTGCTAGCCCCAGGTCTGCCAGAGCCAGGTTGAAGACGAAAGTGTCAGAAGGTGGGCAAGGGGCACGCCGAGCACAGTTACCCAGCACCCACAGCACGGCCAAATTTCCCAGCAAACCGACAGCCCCCACAAGCCCGTAGGCCAGGGCAACCGAGACCCTCAGGGCTAGGAATCCAACAGGCATCGTGGCATCAGCAGCACTCAGCACGCTGCCTCCAGAGGCATTGACCCAGAAAGCGGGCAGGGGGGCAGAGGCGTTGGGCGTGGGCATCGCGGGGCATCCGACGTCAGTGGGGTGGAGGGGCCAGCCAGTGCCTACCAGCCTGGCAGGGGGCACCTAAGGCGCTCAGCAGGACCCTGGGTCAGAGCGCTTGTCCGCTGTTCTCAGGGCCTCTGGCTGCCTGGAGACCCAGCCCACGCCCATACCTCGGGGGCGGGCTGTGGACAGACAGGACAGCCTTCCTCTTCTCTGTTGGTCTTGGTGGTGGGTGGGGCAGGTGAGGGAGAGGTGAACACCGgcacaaatgtgtgtgtgcgtgtgtgcctgtgtgtgcgtgcatgtatgCGTCTCTGTGTGTGTAGAGCCCCATGTGGAAGAGCGGGAAGCGGGGAGGGAGAATGACCCTACAAGGGAGGGCGGCCCCACACCTCTGCCTCAGGGAGAGGCCACAAATACCCCATCTCAGGGGTGACAGGAACCGAATTGGAGCCCCCCTCTACTTCTGATGTTCAGGGGCTCCCTTCTCTGCAGCAAGTGTCCCCTTGGGgcctggaggaaggagcctgggagTGTGCACAGAGGCAGAGAATCAGAATAGTAtctgagagaaagaggagaggttCTGGAGTCCCGGGGCTGCTCCCTGCTCGCTCTGTGACTGTGGGTGAATTACTTTACTCTCCTGAGCCTCGCTTAAAATTTTCAGATAAAAGTCTCTGCGTTACAGAATGGGTGTGACAAAATGAGAGAACACCTGTGAAAAAGCCCCTTGTACGTGGCTATTTGCGTGAATGTGAATGATTATTATTTCAAAGGAAAAGTTGGGGGCATCTGTGGCAGGAAGGAGCAAGTTACTCCCTTCTTATAATGAGCAGCTATGATCATCATGCCTGGGGAACAATGCCAACTAAAACAGGTTGGAATTCACTGCAGCAGCCAGTGACCTTGAGGTTAAGggcagggaggaaaaggggagaggaAGTCACAGCTTCCTGTTCCCTCCCCGCTGGAGCCGATGAGGACCTGAGCAGGCCTGGGGCATGCCCTCAGTTCTCTCCCTGCTAAGGAGTCCTGCTAACCTCTTTCACTCCCACGGCCATTTCACCCTTCCCTGCCCTAATCTGTGGGGGCAGCAGTCAGCGGTAACCCCCACTGTCTCCTCCAACCCCCAAACCCCATTTCAGAGCTGTAGATGCTGAGACACACCCTCACCATGCCGCATCCTGTCTCCCCATGATCTCAGTGCTAAATGGGGTGAGTGCTTCAGTGTGTCCTCCGCCTTTTGTGCCTGTGTCCTTACCCGTTGCACAATTTGCTGTGATGGGGGTGAGGGATAGGAAGAATGAGGCTTTCGCAAAAATATTCAACCACCTTCTTGCCCTCTGCCTGTGAATTAATATGTTTGACGTTCAGTTCCCTTGAgtgctgggggaggagagggacccTTTCAGGATAATCAGCAGTGGGTTTGATGAACCCTGTAGGAGAGACCTAGGGGTGAAAGAGATTCAGAATGGGTGCCCAGATGTTTGGGTTTTCTGGCAAGGGATGGATGTGAAGGGAATGCCCAGCCCAAGTTCAGGTGAGCCCCAGGGGctgcctcccagcctcagggactGCCCCTGTGTGACTTGTGTTAATCACTCCCTCCCTCAGGACTGTCTTTGCTTTTCAGCCATCCAGCATCACCTGGCTGATCTGGCAGCTGCTACGTCTTTCAATGTGTGGGACCTACTGTCCCTCAACTTGGAAAACAGAAGCTGGGTCAATTTCAGGGCTCTGCTTTCCATTTGAAATATCCGGTCCTctggttatttcttttctttctttttttttttttttacctttatgtGTTTCTAATCTAAGTCCTTTCCCTTGGTCTGAGACTAGCAACACTCCCTTGTGGTTGTATAGAGAGGTGGTGCCACCAACTGACTGAGTTTAAGAACTTCCCTTTGGGCCCTTTCATTTTAGTATCTTGTTAGATCACTCCTTTATCCATCCACTCTTCACTAATCACAGCATCTCTTGGacacttattatgtgccaggcgtTGTGCTAGATGTTGGGGAGACAAAAACATTACACGGTCCCTCTC includes these proteins:
- the RXFP4 gene encoding relaxin-3 receptor 2, whose amino-acid sequence is MPTPNASAPLPAFWVNASGGSVLSAADATMPVGFLALRVSVALAYGLVGAVGLLGNLAVLWVLGNCARRAPCPPSDTFVFNLALADLGLALTLPFWAAESALDFHWPFGGALCKIVLTATVLNIYASIFLITALSVARYWVVAVAAGPGTHLSLFWACVATLAMWVAAALVTVPTAVFGAEGEVSGVCLCLLRFPSRYWLGAYQLQRVVLAFTVPLGIITTSYLLLLAFLRRRRRRWRDSRGVAHSIRILLASFFLCWFPNHVVMLWGVLVKFDLVPWDSTFYTIHTYVFPVTTCLAHTNSCLNPMLYCLLRREPRRALADTFRDLRARLWPQGRGWVEQVALNEMSRWWTESTPQEGGLSTMLTNLDKGTPG